From Candidatus Manganitrophus morganii, the proteins below share one genomic window:
- the mrtJ gene encoding JDVT-CTERM system glutamic-type intramembrane protease gives MMRRLIQAIGLDTFSPFYKDPPFLLALGAGGFFWLLLAQVQPLTPMAPRQIFSIPFLFLVVWQPWFEEILFRGFLQGTWADHPWGKRSFFGITGANVLVSLLFTMMHFWTHPPLWAVSVFFPSLLFGYFRDRYGSLYPSIFLHMFYNGGYFFLTGLPS, from the coding sequence ATGATGCGTAGACTCATTCAAGCGATCGGTCTCGATACCTTCTCCCCCTTCTATAAAGATCCCCCCTTTCTCCTCGCCCTCGGCGCAGGAGGTTTCTTTTGGCTTCTTCTTGCTCAGGTTCAGCCGCTCACGCCGATGGCGCCGCGCCAGATCTTCTCGATCCCTTTTTTATTCCTGGTCGTTTGGCAGCCCTGGTTTGAAGAGATCCTTTTTCGCGGTTTCCTCCAGGGAACGTGGGCCGACCATCCCTGGGGAAAGCGCTCCTTTTTTGGTATCACCGGCGCAAATGTGCTGGTCTCGCTTTTATTTACGATGATGCATTTCTGGACCCACCCTCCCCTCTGGGCCGTCTCCGTTTTTTTCCCCTCCCTCCTCTTCGGATACTTTCGGGATCGCTACGGAAGCCTCTACCCCTCGATCTTCCTCCACATGTTCTACAACGGGGGATATTTTTTTCTGACGGGACTCCCTAGTTAA
- a CDS encoding tetratricopeptide repeat protein, which translates to MPHKIRVQKKRDEAPLRLVTRSEELVEQVRSHPQWIWGGIGVALALIAIFSAGWFVNQRTEKKAAAIEAEAFRLFHEPPPLPQPIEEGKPEPEPDIMDKTERLKKSASLYDEIVEKHPRTDVARMAPYESGNVYFELKDYDAAEKRYLAFLEKNAAEKNLASLAHLKLGYLYQKKGNPESALKHFRASYEAEGGNSRDQAGFELARALEMSDKKNEAVEIYKKVSEGFEKSPWGVEAKVRMDLLNPPTASTPAPSATEPTKGTTPPAGASAPAETGKK; encoded by the coding sequence ATGCCCCATAAAATTCGAGTTCAAAAGAAGAGGGATGAAGCGCCGCTTCGCCTGGTCACCCGATCGGAGGAGTTGGTCGAGCAGGTCCGATCCCATCCGCAATGGATCTGGGGGGGGATCGGCGTCGCGCTTGCGCTCATTGCCATCTTCAGTGCCGGTTGGTTCGTGAACCAGCGCACCGAGAAAAAAGCCGCCGCGATTGAAGCGGAGGCGTTCCGGCTCTTCCATGAACCCCCGCCGCTTCCGCAGCCGATCGAGGAAGGAAAGCCGGAGCCTGAGCCGGACATCATGGACAAAACGGAACGGTTGAAGAAATCGGCCAGCCTCTATGATGAAATCGTGGAAAAGCATCCCCGGACCGACGTGGCGCGGATGGCGCCGTATGAAAGCGGCAACGTCTATTTTGAACTCAAGGATTATGATGCGGCGGAGAAGCGTTATCTTGCTTTCCTGGAAAAAAATGCTGCCGAAAAAAACCTCGCCTCCTTGGCGCATCTGAAGCTGGGGTATCTCTACCAGAAAAAAGGAAATCCCGAATCGGCGTTGAAGCACTTCCGGGCTTCTTATGAAGCGGAGGGGGGCAACAGCAGAGACCAAGCCGGTTTTGAATTGGCGCGCGCCTTGGAAATGAGCGACAAAAAGAACGAGGCGGTGGAGATCTATAAAAAGGTTTCAGAGGGTTTCGAAAAGTCTCCCTGGGGGGTTGAAGCGAAAGTCCGGATGGATCTCCTGAATCCCCCGACCGCATCGACGCCGGCCCCTTCCGCAACGGAACCGACAAAAGGAACGACTCCCCCGGCGGGCGCATCCGCCCCGGCGGAAACGGGAAAGAAATAA
- a CDS encoding LysM peptidoglycan-binding domain-containing protein has protein sequence MGRTERFPLRFAFFLFAFLYLYSTPSVVNASLETSHPSPVDLVESTSEEGAVAPPDRSTPLEEIEEEEHLPEDFFDLLTLELPPDALPFSMQTIMADPSDPSITYDVPMVFNELVNDYIVFFQTRLRDKFELWLARSGQYTTLMRDILREHQLPEDLVFLSLIESGFNPKAFSRAKAAGPWQFIKGTGKKYGLRIDDWIDERRDPVKSTVAAAKYLRDLYGLFGSWPLSMASYNAGEGRIMRAMARTKAEDFWELKQSHHIRLETKNYVPKYMAATMIARNPQKYGFSIEYHPPFTYDEVEIPKATALRTIAKAAGVTVAEIKAYNPELKKESTPPRYPRYRLKLPTGTRETFLANFSPNSKMEPKSTEGQRHRISRGETVSSIARMYDISIESLLLANGLNRKSTIRAGDYLIIPTEKHRISTGETLSSIARKYDVSVGSLLRANHLRRNSTIQAGHYLIIPTED, from the coding sequence ATGGGTCGAACAGAACGATTTCCTCTCCGGTTCGCTTTTTTCTTATTCGCTTTTCTTTACCTTTATTCCACCCCTTCGGTTGTAAATGCCTCTCTGGAAACAAGCCATCCTTCTCCGGTCGATTTGGTTGAATCGACTTCGGAGGAAGGGGCCGTCGCCCCTCCTGACCGATCGACCCCTCTTGAAGAGATTGAAGAAGAGGAGCACCTTCCCGAGGACTTTTTTGACCTTCTGACGCTGGAGCTGCCCCCTGATGCACTCCCTTTTTCCATGCAGACGATCATGGCAGACCCCTCCGACCCCTCTATTACTTATGATGTTCCGATGGTCTTTAACGAGCTGGTCAATGATTACATCGTTTTTTTCCAGACCCGGTTGAGAGATAAATTCGAGCTCTGGCTCGCCCGCTCCGGCCAATATACCACGCTGATGCGGGACATTCTACGGGAGCATCAGCTTCCCGAAGATCTGGTCTTCCTTTCTCTGATCGAAAGCGGGTTTAACCCGAAAGCCTTTTCCAGGGCGAAAGCAGCCGGCCCCTGGCAATTCATCAAAGGGACTGGGAAAAAGTATGGATTGCGGATCGATGACTGGATCGATGAGCGGAGAGATCCGGTCAAATCGACCGTCGCCGCAGCGAAATATCTCAGAGATCTCTATGGCCTGTTTGGATCGTGGCCCCTCTCGATGGCTTCCTACAATGCGGGAGAGGGAAGAATTATGCGCGCCATGGCCCGAACGAAGGCGGAAGATTTTTGGGAGCTAAAACAGTCGCACCATATCCGTCTTGAGACAAAGAACTATGTCCCGAAATACATGGCGGCGACGATGATTGCGAGGAACCCGCAGAAATATGGATTCTCGATCGAATATCATCCCCCCTTCACTTACGACGAAGTGGAAATTCCGAAGGCGACGGCGCTGAGGACAATTGCGAAGGCGGCAGGGGTCACGGTGGCCGAGATTAAAGCGTACAATCCCGAATTGAAAAAAGAGTCGACCCCGCCGCGTTATCCACGTTATCGTCTGAAGCTCCCGACCGGAACGCGCGAAACGTTCCTGGCAAACTTTTCTCCGAATTCAAAGATGGAACCGAAGTCGACCGAGGGTCAGCGGCATCGCATTTCCAGGGGAGAAACGGTCAGCTCGATCGCCAGGATGTATGACATCAGCATCGAAAGCCTGCTTCTGGCGAATGGATTGAATCGAAAGAGCACCATCCGGGCGGGAGACTATCTGATCATTCCGACAGAGAAACACCGCATTTCGACTGGAGAGACCCTCAGCTCAATCGCACGAAAGTACGACGTCAGCGTCGGAAGTCTTCTGCGAGCCAATCACCTGCGAAGAAACAGTACGATTCAGGCGGGGCACTACCTGATCATCCCCACCGAAGACTGA
- a CDS encoding TetR/AcrR family transcriptional regulator, whose protein sequence is MPSKPQTSRSDKAERRRKELLEVSLRLFSENGYDATSIRDIAREAGITEGLIYHYFQGKKDLLKAIVQGSVCDGVVFEQIDQVESLPIEEAVLKIGAHLLENLRNRKEIFTLMLAEARLFEKDKDYFIPKLIYENNMLRFGAFLKKRMERGEIREMEPVLLARQFSGSLVAFFLFQEILLGKTVTDVPPEHFLKCLIDVFLRGIKKCEN, encoded by the coding sequence ATGCCTTCCAAACCTCAAACATCCCGGTCGGACAAAGCGGAGCGCCGTAGAAAAGAGCTTCTAGAGGTCAGCCTCCGGCTTTTCTCGGAAAATGGATATGATGCCACCAGCATCCGCGACATCGCCCGGGAGGCCGGGATTACGGAAGGTCTTATCTATCATTACTTTCAGGGAAAGAAAGACCTTCTAAAGGCGATCGTTCAGGGGTCGGTCTGCGACGGCGTGGTCTTCGAGCAGATCGATCAGGTCGAGTCGCTGCCGATCGAGGAAGCGGTTTTGAAAATCGGCGCCCACCTGCTGGAGAACCTCCGGAATCGCAAAGAGATCTTCACCCTCATGCTGGCGGAGGCCCGTCTTTTCGAGAAGGATAAAGACTACTTCATTCCGAAATTGATCTACGAAAACAACATGCTCCGATTCGGTGCCTTCCTCAAGAAGCGGATGGAGCGCGGGGAGATCCGTGAAATGGAGCCGGTTTTGCTGGCCCGCCAGTTCAGCGGATCGCTCGTCGCCTTTTTTTTATTTCAAGAGATCTTGCTCGGCAAGACCGTCACCGACGTTCCGCCGGAGCATTTTTTGAAGTGTTTGATCGATGTATTCCTTCGCGGCATCAAAAAGTGTGAGAATTAA
- a CDS encoding efflux RND transporter periplasmic adaptor subunit, with translation MKTRTMIVLFILLTLVLSFAAFPFFRKPPESNYIERVGIIEATEVHLSSKIAERIESLPYEEGDPVPVNAVAVRLDEREIAAQVAQAEANVQRGEAGLVNARAQIEKAKATLEDARRTIDRLSSLRQEGLVSDSDWDSARTRLELAGAELKAAEAEARSAAAELKQRQANLNLVEIRLKETEIHAPIGGVVTLKAFEAGEMVSPGATILTLIDPNSVWARVNLEEGEVGKVRIGARAEIFVGSLPNRAFEGKVSEVGAEGGFATQRDVTRGRQDIKTFRVKVRALSPEGLLKPGMTARVRIFVNEMEK, from the coding sequence ATGAAAACCCGCACGATGATTGTCCTCTTCATTCTGCTCACGTTGGTTCTCTCCTTTGCCGCCTTTCCTTTTTTCAGAAAGCCGCCTGAATCGAATTACATCGAGCGGGTCGGGATCATCGAGGCGACGGAGGTCCATCTCAGCTCGAAGATCGCCGAGCGGATCGAGTCCCTTCCCTACGAGGAGGGAGATCCCGTTCCGGTGAATGCCGTGGCGGTTCGTCTTGATGAGCGGGAGATCGCGGCCCAGGTGGCCCAAGCGGAGGCGAACGTCCAGCGGGGGGAGGCGGGCCTGGTCAACGCGCGCGCCCAGATCGAAAAGGCAAAAGCGACGTTGGAAGACGCCCGGCGGACCATCGATCGCCTATCGTCCCTCCGTCAGGAGGGATTGGTCTCCGATTCCGACTGGGACAGCGCCCGGACCCGGCTGGAATTGGCCGGCGCGGAGTTGAAGGCGGCGGAGGCGGAGGCGCGATCGGCGGCGGCGGAGCTAAAACAGCGGCAGGCCAATCTCAACCTTGTTGAGATCCGGTTAAAAGAGACGGAGATTCATGCTCCCATCGGAGGGGTAGTGACCTTAAAAGCGTTCGAAGCCGGGGAGATGGTCTCGCCGGGGGCGACGATCCTGACGTTGATCGATCCGAATTCGGTTTGGGCGCGGGTCAACCTGGAAGAGGGAGAGGTCGGCAAAGTGCGGATCGGCGCGCGTGCGGAGATCTTCGTCGGCTCTCTTCCAAATCGGGCATTTGAGGGAAAGGTCTCCGAGGTCGGGGCGGAGGGGGGATTTGCGACGCAGCGCGATGTCACCCGGGGAAGGCAGGACATCAAGACCTTTCGCGTGAAGGTCCGCGCCCTCTCTCCGGAGGGGCTGTTGAAGCCGGGGATGACGGCGAGAGTGCGAATTTTCGTCAACGAGATGGAGAAATAA
- a CDS encoding TolC family protein translates to MQLRRMGAAGLSAGGRFWVVFSLMSLFGFSSIDAASAQEEGLTIEEAVRLALTRNERTEIADAQLAAAAARVKKARAFFFPDLTATGGYSRSGFDDGEDDGSRFDRDPESLLGTITLNLPLFDARAFPLYRQAKHEHVAARFSTEEDKRILAFEAADAFLRTLGVEQVQAAAERREAFARETLEDTRVRFEAKLVSSNDVTRAELELANAEREATLARGEAELARLQLGFLIVSEVRGALVLPDALLNPPQMAESGRLVAEAQTRRLDLAAGHEQTEALRAFAEEPSRRIIPILGLTGQFQQEAGSEAESRSREWLIGLNLTWLLYDGGERQADRAERNALARSSALEVEATRRRVALDVHRALVDLESNRTATRQAATAAQMGERNAEEVAVLYGQGLASALEVADANLQRFVAEVALVQARYGQGLSHLNLRAALGFDPFGMEVTP, encoded by the coding sequence ATGCAGCTTCGGCGGATGGGAGCGGCCGGCTTGAGCGCCGGCGGGAGGTTTTGGGTGGTTTTTTCTCTGATGAGCCTTTTCGGATTTTCTTCAATCGATGCGGCCTCGGCCCAAGAAGAAGGGCTGACGATCGAAGAGGCGGTTCGGCTCGCCCTCACACGGAACGAACGAACAGAAATCGCCGACGCGCAGCTCGCGGCGGCGGCGGCCCGGGTGAAAAAAGCGCGCGCTTTCTTTTTCCCCGATCTCACCGCCACCGGTGGATATTCTCGAAGCGGTTTTGACGACGGCGAAGACGACGGGAGCCGGTTCGATCGGGATCCCGAGTCTCTGTTGGGGACGATTACATTGAACCTCCCTCTCTTCGATGCGCGGGCTTTTCCGCTTTATCGCCAGGCCAAACACGAGCATGTCGCGGCCCGCTTCAGCACCGAGGAGGATAAACGTATTCTGGCGTTTGAGGCGGCCGATGCTTTCTTAAGAACCCTTGGCGTCGAACAGGTCCAAGCGGCTGCGGAGCGGAGGGAGGCCTTCGCCCGGGAGACGCTCGAGGACACCCGGGTCCGTTTTGAGGCGAAACTCGTCAGCTCGAACGACGTCACCCGGGCCGAGCTGGAGCTGGCCAACGCGGAAAGGGAAGCGACGTTGGCCCGCGGAGAGGCCGAACTGGCCCGTCTGCAGCTGGGGTTCTTGATCGTCTCCGAGGTTCGGGGCGCGTTGGTGCTCCCCGACGCGTTGCTGAACCCTCCCCAGATGGCCGAATCGGGACGGTTGGTCGCGGAGGCGCAGACGCGCCGGCTCGATCTTGCCGCCGGTCATGAGCAGACCGAGGCGCTGCGCGCCTTTGCAGAGGAGCCGTCTCGGAGGATCATCCCGATCTTGGGGCTGACCGGACAGTTTCAACAAGAGGCCGGTTCCGAGGCCGAGAGCCGAAGCCGCGAGTGGCTGATCGGGCTGAATCTGACCTGGCTGTTGTACGACGGCGGAGAGCGGCAGGCCGATCGGGCCGAGCGGAATGCCCTGGCCCGAAGTTCGGCATTGGAAGTGGAGGCGACGCGGCGTCGGGTGGCCCTCGATGTCCACCGCGCCCTCGTCGACCTGGAGAGCAACCGGACGGCGACCCGGCAGGCGGCCACAGCGGCTCAGATGGGAGAGCGGAATGCGGAGGAGGTCGCTGTTCTCTACGGACAGGGGCTGGCAAGCGCCCTCGAGGTGGCCGACGCCAATCTTCAGCGTTTTGTCGCGGAGGTCGCCCTGGTGCAGGCCCGTTATGGACAGGGGCTTTCGCATCTGAATCTGCGAGCCGCCCTTGGATTTGATCCCTTTGGAATGGAGGTGACCCCGTGA
- a CDS encoding efflux RND transporter periplasmic adaptor subunit — MRSENPILALLLLTFILTATACADNAGSSTAKGRQGGKPPVAFPVETEKVESRRVEYQVTAVGSVEAFETVQVTARVAGMIERVHFSEGETVKADKILAEIEPDRFRLAVESARAVLDKAEAAKVDAEAALARREAVNEKNPGLIIGEEIETFRTRVQTASAELSQARAALEIAELNLRDAFTKAPVVGIIQTRTVQTGEYVQPGKVLATLIRREPLLLRFRVPEQDSAELRPGMSARFTVRGSQRTYSAVLTHVAGSADSASRMVAVTGEVNDPNRKELRPGTFAEVRIPLEVTAETPVIPQTAIRPSEKGFLAFVVEEGIAKERVLTLGMRTAEGRVEVRAGVQPGEVLVIRGAEALRDGAQVRISGKEETPSGGPTSRPEQGGGTPADPNRGGEQR; from the coding sequence GTGAGGTCTGAAAACCCGATCTTGGCCCTGTTGCTTCTTACGTTTATTTTGACGGCGACGGCGTGTGCCGACAATGCCGGCTCTTCTACGGCCAAGGGACGGCAGGGGGGAAAACCGCCGGTCGCCTTTCCGGTCGAGACCGAGAAGGTCGAGAGCCGCCGGGTCGAATATCAGGTGACCGCGGTCGGGTCGGTTGAAGCATTCGAAACGGTTCAGGTCACGGCGCGTGTCGCCGGCATGATCGAACGGGTTCACTTCAGCGAAGGAGAAACGGTCAAGGCGGACAAAATTCTCGCTGAGATCGAGCCGGATCGATTTCGGTTGGCGGTCGAATCGGCTCGCGCCGTGTTAGATAAGGCCGAAGCGGCGAAGGTCGATGCCGAGGCGGCGTTGGCCCGCCGGGAGGCGGTGAATGAGAAAAATCCGGGGCTGATCATCGGGGAAGAGATCGAGACCTTTCGGACCCGCGTTCAGACCGCTTCGGCGGAGCTCTCCCAAGCGCGCGCCGCGCTGGAGATCGCCGAGCTCAACCTCCGGGACGCCTTTACCAAGGCCCCGGTTGTCGGCATCATTCAGACCCGCACCGTTCAAACCGGAGAGTATGTCCAGCCCGGAAAAGTATTGGCCACGTTGATTCGACGGGAGCCGCTCCTGCTTCGTTTCCGCGTGCCGGAGCAAGATTCGGCGGAGCTTCGTCCCGGGATGTCGGCCCGCTTTACCGTTCGGGGGAGTCAGCGGACCTATTCGGCGGTGTTGACCCATGTGGCCGGTTCGGCCGATTCCGCCTCGCGGATGGTCGCGGTGACGGGCGAAGTGAACGATCCGAACCGAAAGGAGTTGCGTCCGGGGACCTTTGCCGAGGTCCGCATCCCATTGGAAGTCACGGCGGAGACCCCGGTGATCCCGCAGACGGCGATCCGTCCCAGCGAGAAGGGTTTCCTTGCTTTCGTGGTGGAAGAGGGGATTGCTAAAGAGCGGGTCCTCACCCTGGGGATGCGGACGGCGGAAGGCCGCGTCGAGGTCCGCGCCGGCGTCCAACCGGGTGAGGTGCTCGTCATCCGGGGCGCGGAGGCGCTCCGGGACGGGGCGCAGGTTCGGATCTCCGGGAAGGAGGAAACTCCCTCCGGCGGACCGACATCGAGA